One Magnolia sinica isolate HGM2019 chromosome 2, MsV1, whole genome shotgun sequence genomic window, GATTCTACGTTTTTTAATGGCCTGGATCATGGACTAAGTAGCAGTTTTGGAGTGCAACTATCTAGAGAACAAAAATGCATGGGTACAACTTGGCCCAACATCAGTCCATATGAGTTCATTTTGAACAGTGTTAGTCACTCGTTTCATTTCAGATAGGAAGCCTAAATCAATCTCGCATGGTATGATATTTAAAGCCATGGTCTGGATTAACACTACCTTAAGTCTAAGTTTAAATAATAACAATTGGATTTTTGGTCCCGCAATGACAAAGGATCATTCTCGAGCCTGTGAATGAGGTCTCTAGGTCGAGCATAGGCCTGATTTTGAAGCATCATTAATAATGTCCGAGGCCAGGCCTAGACATTGCAATTTGCAAAAGTTTCCACCGGGCCCAAACAAAGCCCAAGAAGGAGCATGTATGTTATTTTAATAGGCTGGATTGGCTCTAAAATCATAGGCCTAGTTAGTAAATGGGTCAGACCCAAGTCTATTTTTAGGCCCAATTAATAATTTGGTTATGCTTGGGCTGATCCTTACCCTGACTTATAATTTGGTTCATTagcacatgtggcacgtgtgccGCCACTAACTATAATTCTAGGTTTTGAATCTTTTTGTATTGAACGTTTTCTTGAataatattttttgaaaattttcatattttattttattattggaTTTATTTTAACAAAAGTAAAGTAAACATATCCAAAGCATTTATGGGAATAAAGAAGATCTCTTTAGCAAAAGCATAAGAGATTCttgagtagaggtgtacacgagttcaTCCGAGTCGAgtttggcacaactcgacttggctcagccGCTAGATGATCTaagcttggcttggtcctcgagcctaacttgTCAGCTTGGCTCAGTTCAATCAACAACTCAggtcagttcgagccgagttctcctgtgcagcattttcacaaaacACATGGATTATGCTTttaaattctcactgtatgtaaaatattAGCAACAGTTTTatgagtattttatcaaacaccttgtaggcaacatcaaaatcaagaaaaaatggtatttgtttaatgAAACATATCGTCCTTGCCACCAGCCggcacttcattgagtcatttcatcaaacacttagtgagtaacatcaatatcaaagtaatggaaTCACCGAACcaattcgatccgagtttgatttgagttgagttcgatttgagtcgagtcgagctcgggcaagctcaaactctgTTCGAAAATTTTTCAAGctgaaaaaatcagctcaacttggctcgaactcagttttgaaccgcGCCAAactgagcttttttgagtcaagtcaagcaaactaacctagctaacttggttcgtgtgcAGCCCTTTTCTTGAGTTCAGTTAAAAGTATGGGACTGATCCTCCCACTGGAATTCCAAAATAGGGTTCATTTGTGTtgcatatccacgctgtccatccgtttttccagactTAGAGctcaaaacttaagcagattcaaatttaagttggaccacaccactgaaaactgTAGtggttaaccattaaaaactgagctattaaagttttggatccagctcatctttggatggcaaatgaacattaaggtggaccctagGTGGGCCCTGGTTATTTTTTAATGGCaaacattcaattactactgtttcttgtggtgtggtccacctcagacaTAGATCTGCTTGAGTTTCTAGGACCAtgtccttaaaatgatatagaaaaacgaATAGAccgcgtggatatataacacattcatcaaggtgggcccacggtcagggtaacacctaatcggctccccatCTTACACGTGTACACATGATGAAAAGCTCAGATATCGCACATGTGAACGCATGTGAATGGGCTGAGCTCCACACACGTGTGGTCTGAGCGAACTTCATagcttctccctctcttctcatCCTTCTTTCTCCTTCCCATTGCAACCCTCAGCGCTTTGTACGACGAATCATCCCATCCGTTGATAGAAAAATCCATGGCATGACCCATTTCTCCAAATCTTCTCAAAATGCACCCAAATCTGTCCACCTTCTCCCTGCAACTCCCATCTTCCTCTCCATTGATCTCCAACTTCAGAGCAATCTCCATTTCAGGCCTCAAACCATGCAATTCACGGATTCCTGAGAGGTTTCGGAAGGAACCCATCACCAGAATCTACTGCGTTTCAGCTCGGCCGAAGAGGAGAGAGGTAACGAAGAGCAGCGAGCGGTCTGAAGCGGAAGATCTTGTTCGGGTTCTGCTGAGGAATTCCAGCGATGAGAAGCCGCTGGCGTCGACGCTGAGTAAGTACGTGAAGATCATTAGAACGGAGCATTGCTTTCTCCTTTTCGAAGAGCTTGGGAAGAGAGATCAATGGCTTCGATGCCTCGAGGTTGGTTTTGTTTCTCTTCAAATGAATTTTCTATTTATTGGAATTTTCAGCTTTTTTGGGTGCCTTCTAAATGTTTGATTGTTggtctctttctttttccttcttgtcTATGTGGTGGGTGGACTCACTAAATATCCAGCCGGGTCAGATTGACTGGAAGACTCAGTCGAGTTTTCACTAGACTCAACTTGGTATTTAATAATTGAGTTAAATATATTTAAAGAGAATTGCTCCAGtgttcctagttgcattgggatacttggaccatccaatccatggatctatgactgttcattaggtccaaagcATGTTTCAACGATATTAACCTTCCGATCAATGGCGTTAAAAATGGTGGTCGAgatcatttacataaaaataggtctaatcaacaattgggcccttactcttgcccgggtggtagactcccgggagtttcaactccctgtcaagggttcgagtacccataggtggtgaaattccaccagcgtgagtgtgtggggtgtgtgtgcgtgtgtaaaaaataaaaaataaaattaaaaaaaaaggtctaATGAACAATTTTattcatctatttgttagggaccaTTATGGATTGCCTATGATTCTAGAGAATCACCTTTGTAAGGCAATCGTAACCATCCCGATCCATGGGTTGGAATATGGATGGCTACAGAAGATAAAAACCAAATTAATGATGAGattagatcatctgatcagtgtgatttttaactagtagcccatgaaatgtgttctaaACTTAATGGACAATTCTACATCAATTGCTTGGACCGTACAAAtgaaccaatgcaactaggagtagtataagttatagtgctctgagagcactggagcatttctcatattTAAAAATAGGGGCtggagttcttttttttttcttgctgacatttagccatccatttcatagccattaattggatggttatgattgcttgACCAGTGTGATTTTGATATTTTCTCAATAAAAAATTGGGACCCACAATTTATATGGTCTGGATAGTCGTACATCAATGCCGTGTGTGGGGAAAATGAGTCACCGCCATTTTTCAAATGGTGTAAAGCTAGAAATAGGAGTCTAGCCCTTAAAATAGTTATGTTGAAGAATATAAAATGGTGAAAATAAGCAAATGCATTTCTAGGTGTTTACTTCATTAGTGGGGTTGGGAATTCAAAGGTCAAAACTCTGATCATTTTTAGTTTTATAACCAAGTGACTCAGCTTGAGTCACTGTGAGTCAACAGAATCAGCGAGCCAACGCATCAAGTTCTATAGATCCGAGTCGCATTAATTAACGAGTTTCCTAGACTTGGTTCCAAATATCATTGAGGTGAGTTAATTTGGCTGAGTTTAGATTCAAGTTGCGAAGTTTTAGAACCATCTTCGGGTTTAGTATATTGGTTGTTTCGAATTATGGGTACTTTTTGAATTGTGAAATCAATGCCTTGGagttggttttttgtttttctataaaatatttttattttgggcAGTTAAGAATAGCAGCTGtaagactagccatgctttatgggatagatGTTTGGCAGCTAAGGAACAACATGCTCATAGGATGAgcgtgtagctgaaatgaggatgttgagatggatgagtggtaaaACAAGGCAGGACAGAATCAGAAATGAATGCAGGATCGTAGAAGTAAAACCAATAGGTAATAACTAATAAGACGAggaaaagtagacttagatggtttggccatgtgcaatggagaccaagaactgtacCGGTTGGGAGTGAGCTGGCTCAAGTTGAAggatctaaaagggcaaggggaaggctcaaaaggatgtggatggagatCATAAGAAAAACCTAAGGGCCTATGGTTTAACCGAGAATATGGTCCGTGATAGAGTGGAATAGtgaaacaggattcatgtagctgaccccaattatttGGTATAAAGcttgagatgatgatgatgatgatgatgtggatgatgtttttattttgaaatattttgggGTTTTTCATTTTTGAGGATTGATTATCTTGTTTCACCCATTTTTGGTTTGCCAATATACAAGTAGAAAATCTTTTTGAATTTGGCTGGTAATCATTGTAGGGAAGGTAAAGTAATATGCTTGTATGATCATGGGTCCTTTGAATGGTGAAACAACATCTTCATGTTGGTTTTTCATTAGCTTATGTAGTTTTTGGATTTGGCAGTAGAGGCCCGGTCTTGTAGTCCACGCACTACGGAGTTAAATTCACAACCCGGTAGTTGGGCCATCTCACCACTGGCATGATCTGAACTTCCATTTTACATGACTCCCTTTCAGGTATTCAGGTGGATGCAGAAGCAACGATGGTATATAGCAGATAATGGTGTATATTCTAAGTTGATATCCGTGATGGGGAAGAAAGGCCAGACACGGATGGCAATGTGGCTCTTCTCTGAGATGCGTAGTAGTGGGTGCAGGCCAGACACTTCAGTCTACAATGCACTGATTACAGCACATTTGCATTCTCgagataaatccaaagctttGGCCAAAGCCATTGGATACTTTGAGAAGATGAAAGGCATGGAAAGGTGCAAGCCCAACATCGTAACCTACAACATTCTTTTGAGAGCATATGCTCAGGCACAGGACGTAAATCAGGTCGAAGCCTTATTCAAGGATATCGACGGGAGCATAGTTTCAGCTGACATCTATACTTACAACGGGGTGATGGATGCGTATGGGAAGAATGGCATGCTAAAAGAGATGGAGTCTGTGCTCTCACGCATGAAAAGCAATCAATGTAAGCCAGACATTATCACATTCAACCTACTCATTGATGCATACGGGAAGCGACAAGCATTTGATAAGATGGAGCAGGTCTTCAAGAGCTTGCTGAGGTCAAAAGAGAAGCCAACGCTACCCACATTCAATTCGATGATAATGAACTATGGGAAGGCCAGGCTTAGAGAGAAGGCAGAATCTATTTTGGATAAAATGGCCGAGTTGGGCTATCAACCTAGCTACATCACATATGAAAGTCTCATCACAACTTACGGATATTGCGATTGTGTTTCAAGAGCAAGAGAAGTGTTCAGCGAGATGATAGATTCAGGGAAGGAGATGCAGGTCTCGACTTTGAATGCTATGCTTGATGCTTATTGCATAAATGGGTTACCAACTGAAGCTGATATGCTTTTGGATTATGCATCGAGTAACAGTTTGTTGCCAGATGCTTCGACATATAAACTTCTTTACAAGGCCTTCATGAAAGCCAACATGAAAGAGCTGCAACAGAAATTGCTAAAGCGCATGGATGAAGACGGTATTGTTCCCAATAAGAAGTTCTTTTTGGAGGCCTTGGGAGCATTTGGTTCATCCCAAACAAGATCAGGGTCTGATCATGACTTGAATGTTTCAAACCCACCACAGATTAGTGCAAAGACATAGCAAACCTGAGAAACTCCCTTGGTACACATTGTTGCAAGAACTTGGGTTGGCTTAACTTGAAAAGACAGGTTGTTGTTAAGAAGTTGGATTTTGCGTCGAAGGGTGCAGCTGCAATGTGCTTCATGCTTATGGATGCGTTGACCATTGCTGATAATTGTTGAATTGGGCATTTGCCTTGCCTTGTTCTtgtattgtgttttttttttctctctctttttttccttttttttttttttgtctgacgGTCATGTTGTATGTCTTTTGAATTCAACAATGATTTACGATTCTTTGACAGAAAGAAGCTGATAGTTTCTTTCGAAGGTCTTTCTTAAGAAGGATTTTTTTTACACTTTCTTTTGAGAAAAGCAGCAGTGGTGCTTGCGCTTCACAGAGTTCATGAAGAGCATTCCAGAATATCTCTACCATACATGTGCCATTAGGGTCCAGTGATCAGGACTCTAGATTTGCCGAGATGCCGTGTTGAAACGGAAAATAAAGGTGGCCAGATTACATACGTCATCCAATCAGAGGCCTGCAAATTGGATGGTTTAACCCAAAATCATGCCAATGGAGTAAGAAGTTGTGATAAATTTCTTGTTGTTTTCAACTGGATTTCAGCTATTAATTCGTAATTTTTAGACAACTGAATATGACAGGGCACACATGTGCATATGATCAGAACCACCGATCAGATGAGCCCCAATTGACAGACCATTGCCCAAAATGGCAGCAAGTTGCCTGGTCGGTAGCCTGCAAAAGGACAGGTGAAAATTCACCAATAGTTACCCATTGATTAGCATCACCAAATTtgtggttaggatcatcccaaTCAATATGATTTTCTGGCTATGGCACATCCCAATGTTAACTTGGAACGTTGCTTTGCTACAGTTACTAAAATGCCACTACTGGGACAAAAGTAATTGTATTCGTACTGGTTGAGAATGATCTATTTTAGGGGGACTGGGATCAGAACCAGAAGACCCCTAttgatatcccaaaaatgaggtttggGTTGAAAAGAGTGGGAAAACAGAATCAAACTTGGTGCTCTTGATTTTTTGTGCATCCACAAACGCGGCGCGTAGGTTTCTGTTGAGGCCACAAGGCTCACTGAACTCCTTTTTCTGGCAATGGGGAATTTCTGCAAGGTTTCTTTGCAACAATCACCAACTTTCTAGAGAACCTGGGAGCATTTTTCAGTaaaatgcattttctttttcttcttcttcttcttcttgtgtgTATGGGTGATCAGATCTGCCAGTAATTGAATTGAAGATGTAATTCTGTCTTGGGGCTTGGTTTATATTCATAGTCTTATTGAACTTTTCATATGTTTGCTGATTTTATTTTTCAGATGGTACTGAAATTGATTTTCCTTGATTTGAGTTTCACTGCTCCAAACAGATATTCCATTGAAGAAAGCCATCAAAGCCCTAAACAAGTACAAGATGCACACCCTCATGGCCATGAGGCCATCTACACACATTGAAGAAATCATAGTCGTCCAGAAACCGCTCATCACCACCTATTAGAGAGATGCCCGCATACTTCTAGCAATCCAATATTTGGCAGCTCCAATTTGTCAACCTCGGCTACAAAAGATTTAGTGGGCCATCATTCCCCTCCTGATATTTCCCTTCTATCAACATTGACAAAGCTTCCGGACAGACCTGATCACATACAGGTACTATATATGCAAACATTCACATACAACCGTCTTACCCACTCCACGTGATCTTGGGAGCGCAAAAGACGGGCCACACAATGAAGATTACTGGGgtaactcattaggtgggccacaccagtccATTGAGTTGGAGTCAGCGGTCCACTGATTTTGATGGTCTGGACTGCTAGTCCAGCTGAATTTCATCAGCAATTATCTTCATGGTGCCCACCTATGGCTGGGATGTTCTAAAGCAACCACAGGTAAGGAGTTCACAAGCAGTGCCTATATGTGATCGTTTCTCATTTATATATGCTAAAAAGATGATCAATAGAGCCCCATTTTGGGTTATGGGATCCATTTCTCTCATCTGATATTCTCAGCAAAGGACATCTTATGGTGTGGCTGTCGGATACTTCTATATGCCATGAAATTTGAAaaagaacccaaaaaaaaaagcactCCATTAATcaattgtagagagagagagagagagaggcatttctcatccttttttttatttttttcttttgaagatATTGAAACAATTATATATACAGTTGTGTACAAAAGAAATATGCAATTCAGTAGAAGCCTTGTCTCATGTTTTCATAGAGAGCCAAGTCCACTAACAGGTAAAATAAAACCCTAAcaagtaaaaggaaaaaaatatactcTAAAATGCTTCATCATTGTCGCTATCAAGCTCGAGGCCTTCTGCAGCTAGAAGCTGACTGAttaccttcttcttctcttctgctGCCTTCTTCCGCATTAAATCCCTCTTCTTCAGAACAAGGGTATGCCTTTTGAGGGTAGTTGAGAAATTCTCCATGGATGCCTTCTTTTCTTTAGCCAATATCCTCCTCTCTTCCTCTGGATCTATCTGAAATCACAACAAAACAGGAGGAGAAATTTCTGTGAAGATGCAATCAACAGAAATTTATTCTATTCGTCACTCATCTATTCTGAACAAACGGGATATGGAATTATGCAATACCGTGCAAAGTGGAggggggaaaaaaagaaagaaagtgcaaGTGGAGaaattagggcccattgttatggGATCCAAACCATCAAATTGATAGGCCATCCAGTGGATGGTCCATGCCCCTAAACTGACTtgacaatattatatataacccTTCAATTAGTTGCCTGGAAACACACGGCTCAGAAAAGATGCatacattcaactgaaaagagACAAGTGATTGAATTGATAGAACCTTCTCCAGGAGATTTTGGGGcaaggtccatccatgatggagcCACCAAAAGGAACAGCTCTGATCACTTGTATTGATTACCCTACTTGTACAAAGTGAAAACCTGAGAATACTTGCATATCCTCAGGTCAGAAATCATACAATTCCTTGTGCAGGCAACCATCGTACAAGGCACATAATATTTAAATACATTGAGCAGATAATATTTAAATACATTGGTATGCTGTTCTGAAAGTATTACAAATGCAAGTTTCTCAAAAAcccaccaaaaaaagaaaaggaaaactccTACTTTTGCAGCTAGGTCAGGTTGATCTGAAGACTCGACTCAAATCGCTCAATATTTAATACTTAAACTAAGTGATTAGATTAAGAAAATGTGTTTACTTGTACAAGTATAAAATAATGGCTGCATCTATCTTGAAAATAGTGCATGGGAAGTTCGTACCACATGCATATCTAGCTTGTGGGGTCGGGCATTTGGATCTCGTCACTCACTTTgactttttaaataaaaatccATCTGACtcgacaagtgactcggttcgagtcacaCCGAGTAGCATCAAGTCAACCAAGTTGGTGAGCCAACAGAATCAGTCGTGGCAATTCAGAACCGAGTCTTCCTTGACAGAGTTTCTTGGTGACTCAGCTCAAAATCCCACCGAGTCAAGTTGACACAGCCAAATTTCAGGTCGATCACTGAGTTTCGGTCAATACAGAAACAACCGGTCAGTAGGAAACTGTTCAATTCAAGTACCTAACTTGAATGAGTATAAGAAAGAATTCCTGGAATAATTAATCTGCACATATGTAGGTTGCAAGTCCAAGTgagtgggggtgtgtgtgcgtgtgtaaaaaaaaaaaagtccaagtGAGCAACAACCTTGTGTATTCTCTCCAGCAAACGTAAGATTATCACGGCATTGTTCTTGAAAAACCACAGTCCTGAATGGACCATTGAAAGCAGAACAGAAAATGCAACAGGCACACTCCACAAGCAATGCATTTGCATGATGGGATCTTGGTGAAATGATGGACTGGACATACTTTAAATAACAATCATATGAACAAAGTACTTTCTAACCTTAGAACGAGAAAGACGACGTGCGCGGAGATTCATTTCACGCTGCTGTTGCTCAGCCCAAGCCGCAATGGCCATATCACCCCGCTGATCAAATGCTTTTCGCTTTTTGATCAGCCACTCCATCCATGCTTCAGAAGCCTGATGAGGTGATAACAGAAGAGCAAGAGGGGAAAAAAAGAGGCATATTATTCACTAAGTAAAATGATACAAAGAAGCACCAAATGCAATACCCATAAGAAAACTATCCATGTAACATCTTCGACTTTCTATATATAATCAGTCAATGGTTTACCATGCTATTTCTATCAGtcatgttttaaaatgaactCAACAGTCATCAAATGTAAGTTCTAATTTCTTTTACACTCAAATATTCTAAAGAACTGAATAAGCTAACAGCCTAAGAGACTAGTCTGCATTTTGTTCAGCTAAAACAATCAGCTTGGTTATTTGATATTTCGAACAGcaatttcttttttctattctttcctctctttttttctttttttttggtatcTTATATAAGATGTTTGTTCTACATAATAACTTCACACAGGTAAGGAAATTAATAAATACAAtggaaataaacaaataaacacaGTCCGCATTTGATGTTTTCAAAAAGCATATAAATAATCTGGCCGTATCTCAGCTTGTAATTGAGAATAAGGCTGCAACTGGATTCCATAGCCTACCAACTTACAATAATTCACATCTACTAAGCAAGGGCTGCTGACAAATACTGGGATGGATCAGTGCATTGAGAGCCCAAAATAGACGATTTTCCGGCTGAGTACCAAGAAGGCACCATCATCATCCTTACCTAACATATAAATTTGAGCACAACTGTAATGTATCAAATGAGTGGAACTAAAAGTCCCAGTAAGTTCCATTTATAATTATTCAGCCAAGGTTGTTGGCAAATACAATTGTACTAATTATTGATCCATTTTTTATAAATATAATTAATTGCTTAAAATCATGGGGCAAGCTTTACTCAGCGCAAGTTGCATTTTATGTTGGAATTGAATGTGCAAAGACCATAAGATTCTGGTTGCAATAAAAATGATTTATCAATTCCTTATCTAGCAATAACGCGATCAGATTAAGCACACAAAAATTCTGCCTCAAGCTTAAAGTTGAAAATATTCTCTAGAGCATACTAAGCAagcatttgatttatttattttttttactttggcATTTCCGCTGGTCAACTTCTGCAACCATTATCTATGTTGATATTTTGAATCATGTGCTCTGTCTAGAAGAATAGCACAAGTGTTTACTTGGGCAGCAAACACTGCAAGCCCTTCCTCTGTTTAACAAATAGGGAAGCATCTGTTTGGATAATTGATAAATAACATGCATAAAAATTGTAAAGGAAATAAAATTAGCCAAAGTTATTTAGAGACTTAGAGACACAAGAATGACATGGAAAATAGAAATCGAACCTTCATTGGATTAACACGATGATCTCTATCATATTGCCTCCGCTTCTCCTCATCTATGAGCAACTCATAAGCAGCTTGGATCTTAATGAATCGAGCTTCAGCTGTTTCCCCTTCCTCAAGTGTCCCTCTACCATCATACACTtaacaaagggaaaaaaaatctatCAGCTAATGATCAAGGCACTGATACAGAACATGAAGCACATGCAAAATATCTGAAGaccaaaaaaaactaaaaaaaaaaaaaaaagataacaaTGAATGCTAAACAAGGTCACAATATAAAACTTGGCAGCTACAGAATTTCTTACATAGGGCAGCTTCCAAAAAAGCCTCACTAGTGTAACCAAAGTAAAGGTTGGTCTAGCACATTCCCCAAAAGCATATTCAATGCTTACTGCATATGAATCGCAAGGAGCATCATCTCCTAACCACACAATCATGATGATTTGTGGCCGATGCATGAAAATCAGAAGAAATTTCTAATTCCATTGTTCGGAAGAGAAGTGAATCCTGTCATGCCAGACCAATACCCTGATCCTTCCAATGGAAAATACAAAACTTTTGCATAACCCACTAAAACATAATTTTGAAGGAGGTTTTCATAAAAGAAAACTGAAACAAGTCAATTTCAGTACCATGTATGCAGTAAGGATAACTtaaatgaaagatgatgaatttcTACTGAAAAGCATAAAAATGTACAGGGAAGACTGAAGAGAGCACAAATATACAATCAGGTTTATCAACAGTGATCCTGGTACTGTCGATAttaatattattgataatatcgacaAAATTATCAGTATTGCTGGGTTACGATACAAATACTAGGGGTAAAATAAAATTTGCAAGATACCATTGATATTATTGATGATATCATTGCATGTATCGAAGATATCACAAGACATAGGCAAAATCCCTTTGACAAAATACactgcatcatcaatatcatgcgCCATTATTGATATTACCAATGATACCAACATAATACCAGAAAATTtccagaaaataaaaaacaaaaaaaccacaagtgtttcattttttattttatttttttggatctttCATGGGAATGATTTAAATTTGGTGCATCATATGCGATGCATTGTTGCATTATTTCTTAAAAATTAGTGCATTAGCAtcatattattaattaaatatttttgtCCAACAACACATAATTTGGACCCTTACACAATGGAGATCTATTTTGTATAgttgttttttgtaatattttgagttATGAGTGTGTAATCATGTCTTTTAATGTTTCCCAAAGTTTCACTGAAatttttcaccattttcctaatgtttccccaatgttttcttAGGCAACAATATT contains:
- the LOC131232412 gene encoding pentatricopeptide repeat-containing protein PPR5 homolog, chloroplastic, with product MHPNLSTFSLQLPSSSPLISNFRAISISGLKPCNSRIPERFRKEPITRIYCVSARPKRREVTKSSERSEAEDLVRVLLRNSSDEKPLASTLSKYVKIIRTEHCFLLFEELGKRDQWLRCLEVFRWMQKQRWYIADNGVYSKLISVMGKKGQTRMAMWLFSEMRSSGCRPDTSVYNALITAHLHSRDKSKALAKAIGYFEKMKGMERCKPNIVTYNILLRAYAQAQDVNQVEALFKDIDGSIVSADIYTYNGVMDAYGKNGMLKEMESVLSRMKSNQCKPDIITFNLLIDAYGKRQAFDKMEQVFKSLLRSKEKPTLPTFNSMIMNYGKARLREKAESILDKMAELGYQPSYITYESLITTYGYCDCVSRAREVFSEMIDSGKEMQVSTLNAMLDAYCINGLPTEADMLLDYASSNSLLPDASTYKLLYKAFMKANMKELQQKLLKRMDEDGIVPNKKFFLEALGAFGSSQTRSGSDHDLNVSNPPQISAKT
- the LOC131232420 gene encoding uncharacterized J domain-containing protein C4H3.01 yields the protein MSNLRAAAVCRPHLLFSSFLCSCRHQNHLRFPFQKPNFHVSSPSVFSPCFDPLEFPRIDPASRFNPKRTVARASTWKSEKSPYETLELERDADEEKIKFAYRRLAKYYHPDVYDGRGTLEEGETAEARFIKIQAAYELLIDEEKRRQYDRDHRVNPMKASEAWMEWLIKKRKAFDQRGDMAIAAWAEQQQREMNLRARRLSRSKIDPEEERRILAKEKKASMENFSTTLKRHTLVLKKRDLMRKKAAEEKKKVISQLLAAEGLELDSDNDEAF